The DNA segment CGAAGCATCTTTTAACACGGTAACACTTTCGATATCTTCAGCATTCATTCTACTCATATTACTACGAGGAACACCATCAATAATAATAAGAGGGGTATTATCATTCATCGTACCTAAACCTCTTATATAAATGGTTGGGTCATCACGACCAGGTTCCCCTGTTCGCTGATTGGCAACCAAGCCAGGAAGTTTACCTTGTAAATTAGCTGACACATTCGGGTTTGGACTCTTCTGTATCTCTGCCCCTGCCACATTAACAATCGAACCAGTTAATGTTTCTTTTTTTTGTGTACCATAACCAACCACAACTACTTCATCCAATCCCAAAGCTTCTTCTGTCATAGTAATATGAATGATGCTGCGACCTTCCACTGCAACTTCACGAGTAACCATTCCGATGAAAGAAAAAATTAATACAGCATCATTTCCTACATTTTGAATGATATAATTTCCATCCGCATCCGTTATCGTACCTCTAGTAGTTCCTTTTATTTGAACTGTAACACCAGGAAGAAGCCCTCCATAATTATCTGTTACCTTTCCTGAAATGACCTTTTGTTGTTGAGCATTGTTATGCATATCCTTAGAATGATATGGAACTGCAGGTGACAGAATAATCTGACGCCCCATGATTTCATAATTAATTTGTAACTCTTCTTTAATTTGATCCAGAATATCTATTACTTTACTATTTTTAAAGTCTCCTGTAACCTTTTTCTCCACATTAATATTTCCTGTGTAAAAAAAACGAAACTCACTTTGTTCCTCAATTTTAATCAAGAATTTCTCAAGACTCATTTTTTCTACTTTCAACGACAATTTAGTCGTTTGAGAATAGCTTTGTGAAGCAAAAGCTGTCGTAAATCCGACCGCTAACATAAGAACCAATAAGTTCATAACGTACAATGTTTTTCGTACACATGGATTCAATCCATGGATACTCCGATTTTTTTCCATAATTTCGAATGTTTTAAATTAAATGACTACCATTTTTTATTAAAACTACACTAAGAAGCAAGAAGGTCCAGTTCTTGCTTCTTTATTTTAGTCCCGTAGTTCAAAAGAGGACATCCTATTATTTCATTGGCATGGGTATTTAGTTATTATTCATATATTTAAATTTAATTTCAATGGCCACATGGAACGCCAAAATAAATGATATTCCAAAATGAGAAATACTTTATTATAGCGGTATCATATTTAAACTTATAAATAAGTTTACTTCAATTACGCTTGTTTTATTTCTTTGATTGTATGGTAAATACCCTTGTTTTATGATTAAAGGTATAATTTATCGGAGTAGATTTTCGAATCATTTCCATAACTTCACTAATACTTTCCATTTCAATGGTTCCTGTATACCACAGTGTATCCAAACTTTCATCAGAGTATTCTATATGAACATTATACCAGCGTTCTAGCTGTCGCACAAAATCAGGAAAAGGCTCTCGGTTAAACATCAACTTTCCATCTTTCCACGAAGTGAAATAATTGGCATTTACCGTTTTTACACGAAATCCATTTGCCATTTTTTTTGCCTGTTGATTTGGCTTGAGAGTAATAGCATTCATATTTCTTTTATCGGTTAACAACACACTTCCCTCTTCTAAAGTAGTTTCAAATGAACAATCGTCCGAAAAAGCTTTTACATTGAATGAAGTTCCTTTAACTTCAACATTTCCATAGCTTGTAGAAACAACAAAGGGTTTATCGTCTTTCACCACCTGAAAAAATGCCTCCCCTAGTAATTTTACATGACGGGAGTTTTTAAAATTAACAGGATAAGTAAGTGTTGTTCCGGAATTTAACCAAACCAAAGAACCATCAGGCAGCGTAAGACTTGTTTTGGCCCCATAAGGAGTTGAAATAGTTTGATTTTTAACATTTTTACTTAAGGAGTAATCATTGCTATAAAAAAGAAAAACATTACTGATCAAAAGTGAAATGATTAAAAGTGATGCCACTCGGACCCCCCATATATAAAAATTCATTTTTTTAGAATCATGTTTCCATTTTTCAATCAGTATTTTATTTTTAATACGCTCAAAGAGTGCTGTATTTGAGCGAAATTCAATGTCGTCACCCTCTACTGATTCATTCCAAAATGGTTTCATCAAATTCGAAATCTTGGGATCATTCTCTTCTTTTTCTAAAAAACAAATTAGCTCAGAAAATTCCTGAGGGTTTAAAATAGAATTATAATATTTTTTTAAAAGGTGTTTCATGTGGTTATAATTAAATATTGAAAGGCCATACGAAACGCGCCTAAACTAATCATCCCCTTGTGCATAAGCACATTTCCATGGCTCATTTCATATATGCATTGATACTAATAATACACACCAAAACACATGACCCCTAGTGTAAATGTGAAAAAATTATAAAAATAAATAAAAAAAAAGTAGATACCCGAATCCTAAAACACTCATTTTTTGCTTCAAATACTTTATTGACAGTGTGATATGATATTCTACTGTTTTGGTGGAGATATTTAATTTCTTTGCAATTTCTTTATTCGACATGCCCTTGGAACGGCTCATTATGAAAATTTGTTTCTGGCGATCCGGTAATTCGTCTACCACTTCATTCACCAATAGTTCAAGGTCAGCGTAGGTTGTAGTCTCTAAAAAAGAATATTCATGAGCGGTAGATAATTCATATAACTCGTCCTTCAAGTGTTTGTGATTCAAACAACGGCGCAATTCGTTAAGAAGTAAATTTTTGGTAATGGTAAAAATATAGGCATTAAAAGTATCTGTACGGGTAATATGCTTTCTATTTTGCCATATTTTAATAAAAACATCTTGAAGAATATCATCTATACTATCTTCAATCTTAATAAATGATTTTGAGAAATTATATAACCTGGGATAATAATAGTTGAATAGCTCTCTTAATGATTTTTCATTATCTCTGGCCAGTCCATCAATGATATTTTCCAGATTAAACTCTTTATTCATTTTTTAAATTTAAAAAAAATAAATATGAACACAGAAAGAAGCTAAAAAATAATCAGATACAAGGTATTTCTTCCAATCATTTAAGTCGATATTATTCCTTTTAATGATCATCTCTACATGCCATTTCCACACATATATCAACTATTAGCCCGACCTATAGATATAAGTCGGGCTAATAGAATAATTATATTTTGCCATATTTTAATTTAGGAGACATAACTTATAAATTACGAGGACAGCAGCATGTGCTTAATCATTCTCTGCAGGCAAAAAGTTTATTTCTTTTTAACAAGAACCTCCCTCAGTTCACCTGCTTTAAAATATTTTTTGTTTTTGCCAATTTTTATGGTTACCGGCACTTCATTGTGCAACAGATAAGTATGCCCTTTTTTATTCAATACAACATTTCCTTTTTTGTCGGCTACAATGGATATATCATGCTTATTCAAAAGAGATCCATTACCCATAAACATCACCCAATCTCCATTTTTCTCGTGACCTAAAACAGCAAATGAAGCATCCGTGGAGTTATTTTTATTTCTGGCAATTTTTCCTCCGTAACACGCAAATATATCATCTTTTCTTCCTGATTTATGGATGATATGTACACCTGCAAAGTCCTTATTCCCATTCTCATCATTAAAACCTTGTATCGAGACAATGCTTTTTCCTTCAGTAGAAGTAAAAGGCTCATAAACAGAAATAAATGGATGCTCCCAGGCTTCTCCGTGCTGCCGTGCAGCCAAAGTTAAATAAGGTGCATGGTCAATATCATAGGGAATGCCTGTTTTATCTTTGAACGATTTACAAGGAGGAGACTTGATGGTAAAGACTTCTCTACCTTGGGTTCCTTTCATCCAAAGATTCATCAATACGTCTTCTTGGCCTTCCGGTCTGTCTATCTTCCATTCTGCCTGATAATCGTCACTGGTTCTAATGGACTTTTTATCCCACATATAATCCAAGGCATACAAGTGACCACCAGCAAAACCCATTTCCTCACTGGGTTGGACATCTAAAAGTTGGCCATTTACATCTGTAAGTTTCATGCTTTGCCCCAAGTTATGATAATAATAATCATGAAACTTATCACCTTTGCGTTGTTTTTTAGAGCGGAATATATCTACGTAATACCCGGTTGATTCACTTGTTCTCACAATACTCACGGTTCTATTTTGGTCACTACGGCTCTCGGGTTCCAGAAAGTAAACATCACTATAAGTAATATCTTCATAGAAACCTTCCTTTTGTTCAGATTTCGGATAAGCTCCCATTAAATCAAAAGCATGATAACTCAGCATTTCAGTATAAGAAGAGATCCCGTCTACCATGACCGTATTATGCGCAGGAAATTGCGAATAATACTCCAAATAAATAGGCTGCAAATAGCCAGCACCTTTACCCGGATCAGCTCCCTGCACAAGACCTTTACCATACAATTCCATATTAATACCATTGGCATGCATGTGATTACCTAAAGACCCGTTTAAAGAGATCATCATTCCATTTTTACCTTGTCCCATGCGCTGTACATGCCAACTAACATTAGGCGCATAAAAAGTCTGTGTCACATAATCATCCCATTTGCCCTTGGGATACTCTTTATTA comes from the Saccharicrinis fermentans DSM 9555 = JCM 21142 genome and includes:
- a CDS encoding FecR family protein, which encodes MKHLLKKYYNSILNPQEFSELICFLEKEENDPKISNLMKPFWNESVEGDDIEFRSNTALFERIKNKILIEKWKHDSKKMNFYIWGVRVASLLIISLLISNVFLFYSNDYSLSKNVKNQTISTPYGAKTSLTLPDGSLVWLNSGTTLTYPVNFKNSRHVKLLGEAFFQVVKDDKPFVVSTSYGNVEVKGTSFNVKAFSDDCSFETTLEEGSVLLTDKRNMNAITLKPNQQAKKMANGFRVKTVNANYFTSWKDGKLMFNREPFPDFVRQLERWYNVHIEYSDESLDTLWYTGTIEMESISEVMEMIRKSTPINYTFNHKTRVFTIQSKK
- a CDS encoding RNA polymerase sigma-70 factor, with the translated sequence MNKEFNLENIIDGLARDNEKSLRELFNYYYPRLYNFSKSFIKIEDSIDDILQDVFIKIWQNRKHITRTDTFNAYIFTITKNLLLNELRRCLNHKHLKDELYELSTAHEYSFLETTTYADLELLVNEVVDELPDRQKQIFIMSRSKGMSNKEIAKKLNISTKTVEYHITLSIKYLKQKMSVLGFGYLLFFYLFL